The window aaatcacgggatgtcacattcttagtggatgaattttctAAGAATGGCAAAATAGGgaaagattactccctatttgaaaccttggatcaagataatgatattagtggagttcgtccaagtgggagtaatataagaagtgatgaattgaattcaactcattctcaattacaaccacacgATGAGAaaacatcatcattatctaatccaaataagagcataatggggaatgatgtgctaagtgtacaatctcccatatggcgaacaagtcgccaaagtattccctgtcgacgttttgacattgaaggagaaacttctatgattgctccacaagatgaggatgagccaagaaatattaatgatgctctaaattgccctagtaaggaaaaatggatttatgcaatgaaagaggaaatgaagtcaatgaagtcaaaccaagtttggaactggttgatctttcaaaatgacgcaaagctattgggaacaagtggattctcaaaataaagcgaaaatcTGATgactcgatagaaaggcataaggctcaccttgtggtgaaggggtataatcaacaggaatgaattgattatgaagatacattttctcctgtagtgagatttacctcgattcgcattattctggtaatagtggctagtatggatcttgagttacatcaaatggatgtaaagactgctttcatcaatggagaattagaggaagaaatatatatggaacaacctggtggttttattaaagaatgccaagaagaaaatgtatgtcgacttttgagatcgatatatggccttaagcagtcgtcaaaggcaatggtatatacgttttcataatgccataatggcatatgattttacaatgatagatgaggatcattgtgtatatatcaaaagatctaaagatcaacttgtgatcatatcattatatgttgatggtatactaattgccgaaagcaatatggagtttgttaatactatcaagagttggttgtcttctaactttgagatgaatgatatgggattgtaaatccatagacactcctattgcaaaaggtgaatgattgagccatagactgtgtccaaggactccacaagagaatgaacaaatgaaacatgttccttatgctagtgctgttgggagcttgatgtacgctatgatgtgtacaagaccacatatgttttgcaattaGAATGGTGAGTAAATACCAATCCAACCTgtgtccagcacattggaaggccgttaagagaataccgaggtatctaaagggactgctgattatacgctgagttattaaggaaatgatctgcgactctaaggctattctgatgctgattaaggaggagatttagatgaaagaaaatctacctctagatttgtttttcttactgaataatggcacaatatgttggagcagtaagaaacaaaagtgtatagccttgtccacgatggaaactgagttcgtggcattatcagcagcaatataaaaagatgtttggcttaagagattatttgatcatttaggtgttattagaagtgctgcagattcattgttggttaactgtgatagccaagcagctacaGCGTACaccaaaaccaaacaaatagATACcgagtataactttgtcaaaaatatggttgcacgaaaggatgtgaacttacagtacatatatatgcatagaatggtagcagatcctatgacaaaaccaatacctagaaacgtgttttgtggccatatgaaatctctaggattccgtagagtctgatgtactggattttaatttccctgaagtgttcacatctgatgaatttatgtttttttcatcattaatgcctatgaatctttgtttgatctttatgcatcttaatgctcagtgcattactttaagttgagaaagtatgtcgaacaaatataagattagcccactcacacgggtaatcgcatatatttactatgtgataaatagatatgagactgtttttaagcttattatctaggtgataatcgagaactcaagcttaaaatatgtatGTCGCATTAATTGAGTGTTGcattaatgctcagtgcattactttaagttgagaaagtatgtcggacagatataagattagcccactcacacgggtaatcgcatatatttactatgtgataaatagatatgagactgtttttaagcttattatctaagtgataatcgagagctcaagcttaaaatacgtatgtcgcattaattgagtgttaagatgatgacataatacttactatgtccgaaagtaaaataacctacatattttactttatctgtctatgatgccagatgtgaattctaatgaattttgtgaaagagtagatacgtgaactcaagttagacattgggtatatctgaactatcatatgtacggtattgaaTGTGTAGACATacactccatgggaaatgagttaatactgtaatacgtatttcatactacgtatgcatgaaacgaccaataagagtggcaaaagttttgatctcaacttttgtatcgtgtgagactcttgaggaaaagagttcctcaatttttagtcccctcatgactcttacttattctcaagatttctatttagtgtttgctatcttaggatgttgctaatggtcatgagttgattcgatctaatgggacatttctagaaaagcaagctgaactgaaattgagagtttgaagggaagaggaagatcgaatttggagaatcacattatagttttgtattcactggttaaccaattatgactgtctttgggataatcataattgtgaatacaatatatatatcattgtttaaaagagatcaagagagatataaatgtgatcgatcgatctagggtattGCATACTAAAtttactcagagtgtgatgcccattatgagctgctgtatattcctaatagatgtatggcaacgagctctcaaagtatgctggtcgcacggattattcaccggtatgaatgttgaagagaggtaaagagaatcatatTCGgtccaccatgtgcgagtgggagatgatggttttatgtgatgggcttaaggctcgTCCGCCCAtattgggcctaaaagcccggcccataatattagggcccatggatggagggatacgatGAAGGGGTAAGTTTCTATTTTGGAGGTGatgtatataagggaggaaagagagggagaacacACCTGTTGGCATAacgaacgtacgttcctctccctctctccctccaaaagaaaaagtgcaCAAACGGCGACACCATCTTCCCTCCAAGGCCAATCGATGTCATCGGATCGAACTGTAttggtttctcttcctcttatcggcgttggtgtttaatctgtggctagcaatgtacgctcgattccgtggtgtgctttaggatcggtgatacatgtgaatttcccgggcttcgtcttccgcattcgttttaggggttcgatttagtgtcgaatccgatttttgggaatccgacattCCCAACAATTACATTGAACATATACTAAAAGTCTAGATATTACAATGAACCGATTAAAAGTTCGAGAACTAACATCACACATTGAGTCGAAATTCAAAGATTATCTGTGTCATTATCTTTTGAAATTACTACAATTATTGTGTTATAATACTATTAAATCATTTAAGTAGGACATCACGGTATATGTCAACACATGTTTTTGAGTCTGCCGGATGGGACAAATCCCATATAGTGTGCATTTTCACTTGCGATGTTGATATTGCATAATGGTGACAACATCGATGAGTAAGTATTAACTGTAGGAAAAGGAGCGGTCTAGAAGAATCAACGATCGGGACTTCGAAATTATGTCGTTAAATTaggcaatcattttttttccaaacgttAAGCAGGCGGCCATAATAAGTGAATCGCTCAATATGATTCAAAAGGTTGTTCAAAAGCTGCATTCGTTAAATGAAGCCGAGTAAGATCACGGGCTTCATTTAAATAAGTATATCAACACTTTGTTAGGGCAATAAAAGTGAATGTGGACACGAAGATTCATATTAAAATGACtcgagaaagaaggaaaaaggaggaacGACAAGAAGGgggaacaaataaaataaagtgaaGTAGACACATTAtacataattaaaagaaaccaagatttcCTTTGGAAGTATATTACATTCGACCTCGAGCACTCAAGAGCTAGAgatattataaagaaaaagaaagacataTCCCATGTCAATAAAGAACCAACATCGAGGTTGATTGCTGAAAAAAGGATGCATGTTTTTTGTCTTCTTGTGCGACTTTCCATATGACGACTTCTCCCTTTGTCACCTATTTTCAACTCCCTTTGACACTTGCTTAACCTCCCCAATCACTTCCTCACAATTCCATGTATAAGAGATGAAATTGGTCACGTCAATATGAGCACGTGAACTTGAAAACAAGCTACTGAGATTACCTTTGGCATGTCAACATACAACCGTAGCTAACCCCAATAAGGGAAACGACGACTTGAGATTATTAAGATGATTATTCCACCATTGACGATATATTAGGCTAACCCAATGACTGAACAGATGATTTGAGATGGTAGAATGTCCTATTGATCATTTACCTAGGGTTCTCCAACCGGCTTTAAGCATAGAAGCAATGATCGTTTTCGGGGTTTCCATGGGAGATGCAAACAGGCACTGATCCCAGGTCGCACTTTGGAGTTTTGACACCGGTCAAACATCTTTTACCAACCCATGCAatacttttctgttttttaacCATGGCTGCACGTAATAGCGACAGAACGTTCTGCTTTCAATTTCTCTGTTCTGACTTTTCTCTAACACGTTGATATTTTAAAGTGGAATGATTATTGccttaataatttcttttgacatGCTGACATTTTAACCATATATGTTTCACCAACATCTAATTAAATGGATAGTGGATGCTGCACTGTGTCTTGATTCAAACTAAGTATTTCGTTTCTCACCACCCGTTCTCTTGTTGTCAAATCACTCGAACACCACCATCTCTCTTTTGAAACGTCTTATGATCTCATCCTCTGTGTTTTTCCTGTACTTTGGAAGACTAGTAACATTGTCTGCATTTGAAATCCTAGGGTTCTTCGACTGCTCTCTAATCTCTCACCATTGTGCTCGGCTTGCTGATATAATAATGCAACTCCAATGTCTTGGCTTGTCCAGATGTTtgggtcaaaattcaaaaagcgTACGTACATAATGCTGATAAATAAGTCCATGATAAGCTGACATTTTCCAATGGAGTAGATCGAAAGTTGCTTTGCACATGGTCATGCACATAATATTTCACCCATCCAATAGGAGGATTCTACTGTTCCTTTTCTAAAAATAACATATACTTTTTATACATGGTGGTAAATTTCTAGAGCAGTTTATCAGAAATAGAAACCATTGATCAAAAAAAGTTAGCGGTCATATGATTTTTCATTGGTAACCttattcattttctcttattaatttgaaaattaattttgaattagcAAATCTCATTTAGGAATATTGCCCTGCCTTATCAGGAATGCGTCTCTCAAAGCATGTATGTGTGGAATTgtagcaatttctttttgtatcaTCTCTAATTTaccatcttttttatttgagtTACCACTTTTTTTGTCTTACTTGccaacattttaaatttagcaACTCTTTAAATTATCAATCTCAATTAAAGTGattacccatttttttttccgattaaGTTATCGACAAATTTCGCaatttaccaactcttatttaaGTTAGTTatcaatgtttatttgattattgaaaataaatgtcTCTCttatctttgaccaaaaaaggcTTCTCTTATCATTTActaattagtttttatttacatttcttACCAACAAATTAAATGTACTGACTATTATGTGAAAGTATCAAATTCATTGGTGTGACttacaaatattttttcagcCACATTACTAACTAGTTTTAGGTGATCAGCTTTCATGTGAACTATTTACCATAGTTCTGAATATAGCAACCAATAGGGGGCGAATTGGTTGACACAAAACCAAGTgtgatttttcaaattcttttcgCGCAGGTACAGATTTCGAAACTTTTACAAGTTGtagattttgaattttcggCACAGCTGTGGAAGCACAACGATGAAAGCAACAATCTTTAACCAAATAAATGCGATTAACAGAAGAGATACGTACAAAAGATATCAAGATAGGATTTATTGTGATTCGGCTTTCCCTCCACTTATTCCACTCTTCTAGCTCTTGCAGTCCAATCAGGCTTTATCTACTGGCATCAACCAGTACGACAAATTGCTCTCCTGCAAGAACCTGTTTCTCCTGCAATTCAGCTTCTGCAATACTAGTTCCTATGCCGTTGCCCCCACAGCAGGATTAACCATTTCTTTCTGCCGATGCCCCCACAACGATGCTAGAGTTCTCACGCCACGATTGGCCCCATAGCTCATTTACAGATCCCTTTGTCAAGCACGTTAGGTGAAATCACAATTCAATGTGTTTGCTGAACAAACTACTTCTGCAAACACGTATGATGATAACTCTTGTGTTTCTCTCACTCTCCCAAGTGCATACAAAAGAGTAACGGGTATTCATAGAAGATCTACAAATAAATGTTCAAATAATAATTGCAAGTTTGAGCTCTCAAGAACGAATGTGTATTCACACATTTGTATAAGCAGTGAAGCTTGAATTGATGTTCATTGTATGAATCCCGAGTTTCCTTTCATAATATTGTTTCTAATCCATGAAATCAGCTATCAAAAATATCTTCCAATCTATCTAGCTGACCCGCCTGTGGAGAATCTTCTACATGTGAAAATTTAACTTATGATCTTTGATCAGCAATCGACTCAGTAAATAATGAACATCTTCACGAAAGTTAGACCTGCTACGATAAATGATATATCAAGATTACATCCACGAGCCGGGTCTTGAAAGTTCATATCTCCACTAGCTTGATTTATAGATGGGAACCCTGATATGAAAGGAGCTTGATTTGTTTGAGATGATGGTAGAAACATGAATGGCTCTCCTATGTTGACTTACAAATGCTTCCACACTAGACAAAAAGCTAATCTGGAATCTTTGAGTCGGAATATctaatctcttcttcttgtaaTTTTCTGTGACCTAAAACTAATCTACTTAGGTACCGACGCAGAACAGCATCGGGCGACGGACGATGAAAAGGATCATCACAACGAAttctttaagaaaaaataatgaattttgcTTCTTTGTTTGTACTACATCAACTGAGCACTTTCTTCCACTGCCTCCCACGTGAATAAAGTATAGCTAGAAGAAGATGTCGGGATCTGCATGTTGACTTGTGACATAGAAAAATGTCCCTGCCTTTTCCTCGAAAGTTCCCTACAATTCAAATGATTTGCAAATCTTGTTCACTATGAAGCTAGAAAAACGAGCTAGGAAAAACTTCTAGCTTGCTTAAGAATTGTTAATAAGGAGgaatgtgaaattttaattttcataatataaaaTGCCAAATAAGATATCAGTATCgccaatttattaaatatttagtGACCACATTTTAAACGAATAACACATCAATCCAATATATTTATCTCTCAAGACTTAATATGAGTAACAAAGCTATGTTAGTTCGGACGGTGACACGTCGGTATCCGGGTTCACATCGTTAATGGTTGGGTTTAGCGATATATAATCTAGTTAATACCTAAATAGTTTTtctcattgtttttctttatggACTATGAGTTTTTAGTTTGACAATGTCAAAACCCTACTTTTCTCGGGACCCCACCTAAGGATTTTGTATTTACTTAGCTCGCTTTTGTGGAGATAAGAGGGGAGAGCGGGGGTAGGGGCCATCTTCTTTGTCTTTCGGGAATTGACAGTTCGAGTCCTGAATACATCATCTCCTTGCCATTTTTACTCCCGGGCGGGATTCATGGAAGTAGGGGCCTTTCTCGACGATGCGTACTTCGAAGCTTTTGCTCGAGTGGTGGAGACATGGCACCAATTTCTTGTCTCTCCGATATTGACAGTTCCAGTCTCGAATCCATCCTCTATCTTTGCTATTTATATTTAATGGAGACTGATGGATGTAGGGGCCTTTCCTAATTTGCTCGAATGGGGAGATCGCACCATCTCCTTTCCTTCGCTCGACTTTGTGGGTCGCGGAGTGGAGGAGGACTTTCATTATCAGAGATAGAATAGCACCACCAATGTCTCCTCATGGATAATCTACACATTTTCCCTTCCTCTTTGTGGTGGCACGTTCATTAGCTTAGCCTCTTCTTAATTGCAATTATGGATTTCGAAATCATTTTCGTCCTTGACTGATTGCACGTAATGAGAAACAATCGTCATGCTACGAGATTGGATTTGGAGATAAtcatccaaaaagtcctaaacttattatacaacAAACAATTCAGTCATTAACATTTCAATTGCGATAATATAATTGTAAACATTTGGAAAATTTGCCAATCTCTAACATTGCCGTCGGTTGTCTAACATGATATGACCGACactaacgtggataatttttgaattattttcttaattttccctttatttcctttcttttcttggcttttcttttccttttaattatgACCAATGACCAGCCATAGGTGATGGCTAGTGAGGACAGCCCTcgcccttgccaaatttggccaagAGGTGGCTATTGAGGGCTGCCTCACAAAATCCAACAAGGCTAGCCCTTGTTGCTTATGGTCAGTCACCAGCCATTGCCGAGACTGGCTAAcggcaaaaggaaaagcaaaaaaaggaaaaaaaaaatagaaagattaCTTATGTTAATACATGTTACATTACATAGAATAGATGGTATTAATGCTGACTAGATTACCACATTAATgattttcaattgaaattaattgtAAAAACCACATTGATATActtgaaatgtttaagactacATTTGACcatcatacaatagatttaggccTCTTTGATTAGTGAGGTCAAGTTTTGTAATTTCGTAAATTGTAACCCACAAGGAAGGTATTTATGCATAAAGACCCCCATAAATTTATGGAAACACACTACTTAATCCTTCGAAATCACAAGTTTTATGGCAGTTTGCACTCATAAAAAGAACTTCTTACCCTGAAATTTTCAGCTAAATTCTCTGCAGTCTCCAAACACCAAGGGCTTCTTCTATGCATGCGTCGACATCGTGTACCAAATATTTTTGGACTATTCAGTTTACTTGGGTACACTAAGATCAGCTCTGAATAATAacttcataaataaattttcccAACCACCACCCACATAGACTACGATTTGCTCTGAAACCACCACCGAACCATTTGCCGCTATTCACACGCGTCGAATTGCATATGCACATATAGACAGACCGTACAAACACTATGGTTATTTATTTACGTACTTTTAGTACTTGACTTCAGAAATTTGTTTTATGCTTTTACCAATTTATATAAGGTAGACCGCCCGTATAAAACAATCTTTATATAAGCAGCCGTGAAATTGGAAATTCTCACCTATTAATGGAATAAACACACCGACACACGCATCGGTGCCTAAAGGCCGCTCATGTAGCCTCGATTTTTACACCATCGGTGCACTATTCGAAAATTATCCATGTGTTTATGTTAGTATGCTAGACAAAAACTAGTTACTGAGTGTTGCGACCCccttttccatgcatttgtgggGAATCAAAACCATCTTTTAGGCgcttttttctgattttttggaaaatgtaaatcattttgggatttttctgattttttataattatattatattaaaagaaacaagTACTTGACACGCCAACTGGCCCCGTGTGactgaaccggcgtcccatccccTCTTTTCTGTGAAGGCCTACTTAACATTGAAGACGACTATCGCGACCTCTCtcttcaaaatttaggtgtcaacaacgaTGTCCCCTCCGTCCGGATTTTTTGTCGGATCTCGTGCTTGAGCGACATCAATGGCGCTCGCGagaatttaggtatcaacattGAGAGGCTCTTATATTTTAGGATCTGTCTAATTGCTTGCTTGCTTTCTTCTCACATGCTATATCGTTGACACACCTCTGCCCTTGATTTCGCTTGTTTCATGGACAACAAAGTTAGTGAAAGTTGTGCTCTGAACTTTCTCCCCCCTTTCATCGCGGTAATTTCGTAAATTTGTCAACATCGAGTAACGTAAGTGGAATGTGAAAAGGACAGCTGCACCGTTTAATATCAGCTGTGGATCCTGCTGGTAATTATGCGTATGAACAGTTGACCACAGACTAGTTAGTGAGAAGATCAAGTAAAGATACACTTCTTCATATTATATCTCGATATATCATATGCTAAGACACCACGTCATGCCCGAGAATGCTCTCTCTCTTGAGAGGGTGGTCGTGGGTTACATTGCCTGAAGAGGCGGGGGACAAGTTAAGGAAGTGGGTGAGGTTGTTCGGTAGGAGGAACGGCGACGACGACCTGTCGTCATCGGGGACGTCCATCATGCGCGGGAGCTGCATCACCGCCGAGTCTTGCTGCATTTGGAAGCACATGATCTCCGCTTGGGCCACCGCGAGCTGCGTCTGCAGCTGGGACACCTGGTTCTGCAAGTAGGAGATGGCGCCCACGCACCCGTAGACCGGGTCCCGGACCCTCGCGCTCGCTTCATACACCAGGCTGCTCACCGCGTCGGCTCTCTGACAAACCGGAAGCTCCTGCTTTTTTTTGTCACGACGGATCAAAACGGAAATCTTCGTTACATAACGCAAGAATTGATCCGAGACAAGTTAAGGTTCGTTCGAGGTCATGTCAAGCTGTCAACGCCTGCTCATTTTTCATCACCGGCCCAAAACAGAAAGGGGCATGTCGATAGTTGCATGTTGTCAAGTGTTAGTTACAGAAAAGGAGACTTTCCACCCTGACAAATTTCGAAGCTTTTTGTAGTCCTACTGTTTCTGACAGCAGCACATGTCCCTAGATGTCTATGGCAAATACTATTCTGTAGCTGCATAATTGTTCGTTGTCATGTCATGAAACTCACGGCAAAAGCTAAAGAACTCGTGCTCCTAGAGAGCAAAGTGCAACAAGATGatgagagagcgagagagagaaagagagagacctgCAACATCTTGCTAATGTTGCTAGCACCAAAGACCTTGTGAACGATGGCGAACTTGTGGGGGTCGTCGGAAGGGAAGTAAGGAGCGAAGATGCAGTCCTTCGCGCACCGGCGCCTCAGCAACTTGCACGACGCGCACGGCGAGTGCCCGCCcatttttttcctctgtttccttATCTCTTCTattttcgaagaagaagaagaagaagatggatagGTAGGCAGGCAGACAGACAGATCTTGGAGAGTAGTTGTTGCTCCTGAAGATGGAAGGGAGCGAGCTAGTGGTGTGTGGAGAGATCTGCCTCTTTGCTTAGAAGAGGCACACGCGTTGACACACACGGTCTTTGTTAATTCGGGAAGAAGGCAGAGGAAGAGCGACATACATTTATAGAGAAAAGAAATGCCCGAGGCCGAAAAGATTGCATGTGGGAGAGCCTAAACTTCCACAGGTTGATGTTGAAAATGATGTGAGTGAATGACTGCTTGTGGTGCAcatgacatcattattatattttatgcACGAAGTGAGGTCGGACTCGAGAGTACCATAATAATGCCATTCTTTCTTTAGACCTCCTTGAAACCACCAGAAGATCCAAAATAACATTACTCAGCTCGATGTTTCCATTCTCAATTATGATAGATCTAATACACATAGGATGAATCAACTTTTGCAGCATCTTGATCTCGCGTGCCCTTGTTCTCTTTCCCTTCACAACCCCTCAACTTTTTAAACCTTTTTGAAATCGCCGTCAGATTCACAGGAAATTACTCAACTCGATACATCCATATTCGGCTCTCATGCTTATATACACATAGAATGAATTAACTTTCGTATCGCTGCTCCCAACTGTTTTAATCTTCTCGAAATCATCGGAAAATTTACAAGAAATTACCAAACTCGATACATTTATACCTAGTTATAATACCTCTCTCCCCCAACCCAACTCTTCCGTGTGACATCTATCATTTCTTGTGGAGTGATGACGGAAAAAAGACTGGAAAATGTAGAAGGAAAATTTGGCTCttgggaggattggaagaaaaaGGTCTTGTGACAAAACATCATAGGCTTGAACGCGGCCGCATGGCTACGCCAAAAGACAAACCTAAGCCGTCGCCTACGATCTTCCTCGGCCGGGGAACATCGTCGCAAATAGCCGCTGTCCCagataattttaatttattaggaATGATCTTGTCTTGttagggaaagaaagagaatagtaaaaaaaaaaaaaaaaaaaaggaggagaaaaaactCGACTTCGAGTTTGAGGAAAAGAGTCTGAACTGGGAAGTGGCTCCCGGCGCAAGTTCGGCCTCCCTCCGGAGGCTACCCCGACACGTGTCGCCCGTGAACGGCTACCTTTGACTGATGCCTCGGCTAGCGAGAGCTGTGATTGGTTggtcttatttattttttatttttttacttctttttctttttttttctttttttgctcctTTTGTTTCGTTTTCTCGTCTTTTTGTTTTGGCTCCTATTTTGTCCCGTGGTTTCCACGTCCCTCTCCTCAATTCTTCCGTCGGGCATCTTCTATCGGATCGAAGGGCATGTTTGTCTgagtgaaaaaaacaaaattacgatttaattttttggactttcttgtatttcattttgcaaaaattatttacagTTAAAGAAAGTatacaaatttaaaatcaagaaaacaaattctctaaccttaaaaaggagaaaatattttcctgaaaaataatttttcagaaaataattttttttattatgaaattttacctaAATCAAGTACACTCAAAGTATTAGAAGCTCTAGATCGTTCCTACTTAGTTAATTTCTCGAAAATGGATACTAAACCCATCAAGATGAGGAGTTTCAATCATTGGATTCCACAAAAAAGGAATTTCTAAATGTTTATCTAGAATTTTGCCAACCATGGATTGAAACAGCGTTCTCTAACGGACAAATAAATAgatgtttatatataaatgagGCCTTCGAAAACTATAGAACAAGCTAAATCGGGCCTAGGGTTAAGAAACAAAACGGAAATGAATAATGTTATAAAAGAAGTCTAGGGACAATATAGCAGTGCACAAACACAAGCTTGCTAACCGGCTCTTAAAGATTTCATGACTCAATCCTAATCGAAATTTACAATACAAAGGCTTTTGGCGCATTTTTCGAATatgctggatttttttttcatcccttTCCTTACCTTTGGCTAAATAATACACACCTGTGGATATTCAATTAGATATTgatattaactttttttcttagcAAGATTAGCATTTATAATTCAGGAGATGATAGCTCGTGCTGTTGTCAAAGGGTTTGTCAAAGATTGGATCCCGATATTGCAcaagttgtatgattagttggTGATGATGACCATAGTGCAAGTGGATGGgacttaatatgcatgaagaGTTCTGAATCTTGCTCTGATGCCATTTATGTCGGACTTCGATTTGGATATTTGGGGGATTGAAATTCCAAGTGGCAAATACCTAAACCCACATTCTAATAGTTTAATTTGGTTCGGATTTTTAGGAAATCTGAACCGTTGACACAATTGAGAAATCCAAACCATTGACACAGTTGAGTTTAAGTAGTGGGCAAGTGATACAAAAGCTTCAATCTACAACCAGCCACTTAATTAAGATAATGCTTTTCTAGCCAA of the Eucalyptus grandis isolate ANBG69807.140 chromosome 10, ASM1654582v1, whole genome shotgun sequence genome contains:
- the LOC104421045 gene encoding LOB domain-containing protein 12, which produces MGGHSPCASCKLLRRRCAKDCIFAPYFPSDDPHKFAIVHKVFGASNISKMLQELPVCQRADAVSSLVYEASARVRDPVYGCVGAISYLQNQVSQLQTQLAVAQAEIMCFQMQQDSAVMQLPRMMDVPDDDRSSSPFLLPNNLTHFLNLSPASSGNVTHDHPLKRESILGHDVVS